AGGCGCTTATGTGGCGCTCAACTCCAAATCGATTGGGGCAGATGTCGTGTATGCATGGCCGAATGCAGAGATTGCCGTCATGGGTCCCGAGGGGGCAGCCAACGTCATTTTTGCAAAGGAAATCGAACAAAGTGAGGACCCAGCAGCGACTCGCGCAGAGAAAATAGCCCTCTATCGTGAAAAGTTCGCCAATCCATATGTCGCGGCAAGTCTCGGGATGGTGGACGACGTCATCGATCCGCGTGAAACCCGCCAAAAAGTCGCGCAAGCCCTGGAAATGCTAAGAAACAAGCAGGAAGACCGTCCGTACAAAAAGCACGGCAATATCCCATTGTAAAAAAACTATTTTCGAGGTCTTTTCATGGATGAGCGACCGCGTTTTAGCGGAAAGTTTTTATCCGCTCCAGAAAGCTTAAGCAAAGTCGCTTTGACATGTTGTACTTAAGCTTTCTTACACGAAAAAAGAAAGGAGCTCTGATCGTGCTATGAAGCTGCATGAACTGCGTGAATTCATCAAGCTGGTGAATCAGTCTTCCATTGAGGAGTTGGAATGGGAGAAGGGGAAGACCCGCATCGTGATCAAGAAAAGCGCACCAGTCGAAGTCGTGGCTGTCAATACACCTGTACAGGTGGGCGAAGTGGAGCATGGCTATCAGGAGGCAGCCGCCACTGCTGAGTCTGTCAATGTTGTTACTGAGGCACCTGAGGAAGAAGTGACACAACAAGTCATGTCGCCGGGAGTAGGACTGTTCTATGCGGAAGTGACAGTAGGGCAGACCGTTCAAGCAGGCGAAAAGGTTGGACGCTGCACGGCCGATGCTCTTCAGCTATCTGCGGATATTACGACCCCCGTTAGCGGAATCATCACGGAAATTCTCGTCATGGATGGTCAGTTTGTCGATTATGGAAAAGCTTTGCTTGTTGTCAAAACTCAGTAGGAAGGAGAGGGCCTATGTTTACGAAAGTATTAATTGCCAATCGCGGCGAAATCGCTGTCCGCATTATCCGCGCTTGTCAGGAATTAGGGATACGTACAGTCGCTGTCTTTTCTGAGGCGGACCGGGAAGCATTGCACGTAGAATTGGCGGATGAAGCGTATTGCATCGGACCTACGGCGTCCAAGGACAGCTATTTGAACATGGCACGGATTATGACGGTTGCTCTACACACGAAGGCAGACGCTATCCATCCGGGCTATGGCTTCTTGGCGGAAAACGCTTCGTTTGCCCAGCTTTGCCAAGATTGCTCCATTACCTTTATCGGTCCAGATCCGGAAGCAATCACCAAAATGGGTGACAAAGCCGTAGCAAAAGCAACGATGAGTCAAGCAAATGTTCCATTAGTTCCCGGCACCGACGGCTTGATTGAAGACATCGATGAGGCATTGCAGGTGGCGGAGAAAATCGGCTATCCTGTCATCGTAAAAGCAACGGCTGGAGGCGGCGGAAGAGGCATGCGTGTCGCTTTTGACGCCGAAGAGTTGTCCAAGGCGATTCGGCAAGCCCAGAAAGAAGCGGAGACGGCATTCGGCAACGCCGGTGTGTACTTGGAAAAATATGTAGAAGAGCCGCGGCATGTAGAGATTCAAATCATGGGTGATAAGCATGGCAACGTGGTGTACTTGGGAGAGCGGGATTGCTCCATCCAACGTCGTCACCAAAAGCTGGTAGAAGAAGCACCATCTCCTGCGCTGGACCAAGCTCTCCGCGAGCAAATGGGGCAAGCTGCGGTGGCGGCAGCCAAAGCGGTTTCGTACCACGGAGCAGGTACCGTTGAATTTTTGCTCGACAAGCACGGCCAATTTTACTTCATGGAAATGAATACACGCATTCAGGTAGAGCATCCTGTGACAGAGATGATCACAGGGATCGACTTGATCAAAGAACAAATATCTGTCGCAGCAGGCAATCCGTTATCCTTCTCACAAGAAGACGTGAAAATCAACGGATGGGCAATCGAGTGCAGAATCAACGCGGAGAATCCTGCGAAGAACTTTATGCCATCACCAGGGAAGGTCATCAATTACTTGCCGCCTGGCGGTTACGGTGTACGCGTGGACAGTGCCGTTTATCCTGGCTACGAAATCTCCCCCTTCTATGACTCAATG
This genomic stretch from Brevibacillus brevis harbors:
- a CDS encoding acetyl-CoA carboxylase biotin carboxyl carrier protein; the protein is MKLHELREFIKLVNQSSIEELEWEKGKTRIVIKKSAPVEVVAVNTPVQVGEVEHGYQEAAATAESVNVVTEAPEEEVTQQVMSPGVGLFYAEVTVGQTVQAGEKVGRCTADALQLSADITTPVSGIITEILVMDGQFVDYGKALLVVKTQ
- the accC gene encoding acetyl-CoA carboxylase biotin carboxylase subunit; the encoded protein is MFTKVLIANRGEIAVRIIRACQELGIRTVAVFSEADREALHVELADEAYCIGPTASKDSYLNMARIMTVALHTKADAIHPGYGFLAENASFAQLCQDCSITFIGPDPEAITKMGDKAVAKATMSQANVPLVPGTDGLIEDIDEALQVAEKIGYPVIVKATAGGGGRGMRVAFDAEELSKAIRQAQKEAETAFGNAGVYLEKYVEEPRHVEIQIMGDKHGNVVYLGERDCSIQRRHQKLVEEAPSPALDQALREQMGQAAVAAAKAVSYHGAGTVEFLLDKHGQFYFMEMNTRIQVEHPVTEMITGIDLIKEQISVAAGNPLSFSQEDVKINGWAIECRINAENPAKNFMPSPGKVINYLPPGGYGVRVDSAVYPGYEISPFYDSMVAKLIVWGTDRNEALARMKRALGEFVIEGVHTTVPFHEKLLEHPDFVAGNFATNFLEKNMLDL